CATCGTTGACGCCAACAAGAAACCTGCATTCGCCGACAGAAGGATCGAGGAAAGTGACCATGCCTAGCCCATCAAAATCACAGCTCTGCGCCTTTTGCATTTGCAACTGATAGTAACTGTTGAATGCATATGAGATATTTCCCTTCGCTCCAATGCCATTACATGATCCACCATAGTTAAGTGTGGTGCAATCTGCAGCACCACAGGCAAGTTTCATGTGGTTTGTCACCTTAGACAAATCTGTAGATGGGTTTGCCACACACCATCTAGATGGGAGATACTGAACATTTTTTGCATTCTTTAATCTTCTGTTGCCCAAACCAAGGTTTAGTGAATATTTGGCTTGGCCATCAAAGGAGAAAATACCCCAATGTCTCTCAAAGGTTCCTGGAAGTATGCTCTTTGCCCCTTCATCAAGTAAACCGAAAAGGTATATATCCATGGGTGGGATGCCCGGCCTCAATGGGGTCCCTTTGTTGCTCAGAACATGATTTATGAGCCCTTGATTGAAAGCTCTTGCAGCAGTCAGATTTGCACCTATGGCTCCATCTGTTGGCCAACCTACCTCCCCAATAACTATGGGCATCTGACCATATCCAATTTTGCTCAGTGCTGCAACTAAAGTGTCAAGATTTCCATCAAATGCATTGTAGTAAACATTGGGCCCATCTGTAACAGGATGAGTAGTCCCCTCAAAGAATGCGTAGTCTTGTGGAAAATCCGAGTTACCATAGAGGCTTagaaatggatagatattgactACAAATGGGGAACCATTTGAGTTAAGGAACGACACAAGTTGAGTCATGATTTGGGTTAGTTCAGGTCGGAATGCCCCTTCAGAAGGAAGAGTGGATTCATAAGCATCGGCATTGCAAGGTACCACTAACTTCACATAACCTGCAAAATTTACTTTGGCCAAGGACTGTTGTACGTTGAGCAGTGCAGGCATGACATAAGGCTCGTATTGACCTGAGTAACTAGAAAGAAAGGGCTCATTTCCCACTGCAACGTACCTGTCATGAAAAGTTAAAAGAGCTGAATAGCTGGTTGGAAATTTGGAACTCCTGATGCATATAAAAATTACCTTTCTCAAGGATGCATTTGTAAtctacatatatctatataaataatgttacaaacacatctaaactcaaaAATGTTGAAAAGGATAATTATTTGAGATTTTAAGAAGTTGTCTGGCGGGAAAACATCTGGTGTCCAGACTCCACACCCTTTCATAAAAGGGCCAATGCTCTGACCTATCAGGTATCTTGGCAGAAGATGCTCTACtattaaatcaaaaaaattaaatcaggATATCATGGAAAACCTTTTGGGATTGCTTATATAACTAGCCTCTCAGTATTGTTTATGTCACTGGCCTCTGAGGATTTTCACATCTAGAATAACTTAAATGCCTCCCTTGTAAAAGCGGAAAATACTGCAAATATTGTAATTCAATCCCACGAGGTGAAGGTTGAGGAAGTTACTGAACTTTGGAGCATTTGTAGAACAAGCTCAACCTTAGAACCAACCAAAATCTTATAAAACTATCAGAAGTTCAATCTGTCCCGAAAGGTAACCTAAAAAGGACACTATTTAACTGGAGATATTACATTAATCAGACTAACCCACGAACCAAGCCTCTCAAATATTTTGCACCTACTCTGAATAATTcgataatgaataaaatttttgttttatgggAGAATAAAATAGCTTCTGTTAGAAAATGCTTTCTAATGTCAACCTGACCCCCaatattcattttgttttttcgtTTGGGTACTATTTCAAATTAATAAGAAATCCTCGATTAGGCGCTGCTCTTATTCCAGGGTACACAGATCTAGTGATCACTGCCCGGGATATATCAACAGCACACATCGGCAACAAATGATCATGGCATACTTGATAATAATGTGAACACTGACAATACAGCTAAGTTATGTACAGGATAGGATGAGggctaatatttttttcttggttgAGCAGAGAAAACGTAGGAAATCCACTGAGCCCAAACTAGTGTGCTTTATTAAGTGGAGTTAACCATTCAACTTCTGGTAACCAAAACAACGAAATGAACAAGATCCAAAAGctcatattttcttctcattcacTTTTCTACCTTTCTCCTAACCAACCACACATGACCCCGAAAAAACACTGCCCCAGAAAGAGAAAAACAAGAGAAACTATAAATTTTCCAAGAAGGAAGCATAAGAAGAGAAGTTACCTGATATCAACACCACCTTTAACCATATATCTGGACACATTCTGGCGAACCCACAAATCAGATGCCACAGTGGATGCGCTCAAGGAAGCCAGCATCTCATTGGGTATTCCCACCATGACCTGAATCCCACTCCCCTTGAGAGCCTCCAGAACACCTTGGTCTGCCTCAAACAGCTTCACTTTTGGTACCCTGTTGATTTTCAGGAGATCCACTACTGTGGAGGGCTTCAGCTTGTGAAATGACAGGGTCCCCCAGTTCAC
This genomic interval from Carya illinoinensis cultivar Pawnee chromosome 10, C.illinoinensisPawnee_v1, whole genome shotgun sequence contains the following:
- the LOC122279933 gene encoding glucan endo-1,3-beta-glucosidase 5-like, encoding MIEFRPRFTAASLICVIILVGSSLKAESAVGVNWGTLSFHKLKPSTVVDLLKINRVPKVKLFEADQGVLEALKGSGIQVMVGIPNEMLASLSASTVASDLWVRQNVSRYMVKGGVDIRYVAVGNEPFLSSYSGQYEPYVMPALLNVQQSLAKVNFAGYVKLVVPCNADAYESTLPSEGAFRPELTQIMTQLVSFLNSNGSPFVVNIYPFLSLYGNSDFPQDYAFFEGTTHPVTDGPNVYYNAFDGNLDTLVAALSKIGYGQMPIVIGEVGWPTDGAIGANLTAARAFNQGLINHVLSNKGTPLRPGIPPMDIYLFGLLDEGAKSILPGTFERHWGIFSFDGQAKYSLNLGLGNRRLKNAKNVQYLPSRWCVANPSTDLSKVTNHMKLACGAADCTTLNYGGSCNGIGAKGNISYAFNSYYQLQMQKAQSCDFDGLGMVTFLDPSVGECRFLVGVNDVSSSSFQPDCWWSIPWVLIMWGFWFFVM